In Saccharicrinis fermentans DSM 9555 = JCM 21142, a genomic segment contains:
- a CDS encoding transposase: MNGRNFQRQYKNKLSGYTDWNQLEHAEDYLVYPKNIGYSLLIDETALSNGELYTILTNKAKRGKKGSIVGIFKGTHAADIIKLIKENFTDEQRRIVKEVTLDMANSMSQIVKKCFSKATRIIDRFHVQNIINFFDNRSTNAAAESFNAKVKDFRRQFRGVVDVKFFLFRLTKIFA, from the coding sequence GTACAAGAATAAGCTGAGTGGTTATACTGATTGGAACCAACTGGAGCATGCCGAAGATTATCTGGTATATCCCAAAAATATTGGCTATTCTTTATTAATAGACGAAACAGCGCTATCTAATGGAGAATTATATACAATCCTTACCAATAAAGCCAAGAGAGGAAAAAAGGGATCCATAGTGGGGATCTTTAAAGGAACGCATGCCGCGGATATTATCAAATTGATTAAAGAAAATTTCACTGATGAGCAACGGCGTATAGTTAAGGAAGTGACGTTAGATATGGCAAATAGCATGAGCCAAATTGTTAAAAAATGTTTTTCAAAGGCTACCAGGATAATCGACCGTTTTCATGTTCAGAACATCATTAATTTCTTCGATAACAGAAGTACCAATGCTGCAGCAGAATCTTTCAATGCAAAAGTAAAGGATTTCAGAAGGCAATTCAGAGGTGTTGTTGATGTGAAATTCTTCTTATTCAGATTAACAAAAATATTTGCATGA
- a CDS encoding glycosyltransferase family 4 protein, whose translation MQQNSHMKPRVLVIGLKGLPSFGGAATVGENIIDQLKDTYGFTVLSVETHASETFSLGDVRQIIFKKFPLSKLNVFVYYVKCALYALFCKKYDLVHLHHTDGAFILPLLKLRYKVVVTSHARPQEHVKWNWWVNYFFTLNEKIAFKMADQFTAVSKPLKEVYDQVYQREVVFIPNGVDIRTAIGKDDSVSDEEPYILFAAGRIIPSKGLHILLRTLQAMDFKTKIKVVGNLEQIPAYKRQILSLSEGLNVEFVGLFKNKVALLNLVANAQLFVYPTLYEAMSIMLLEAASVKVPIICSDIPANTAVFSNEEVSLFVSEDMDDLQHKILYFYGHKSEAFHKAQKAFEKLEKSHSWATIANQYKVVFASLM comes from the coding sequence ATGCAACAGAATTCTCATATGAAGCCTAGGGTATTAGTCATTGGTTTAAAGGGGCTACCAAGTTTTGGAGGGGCAGCTACAGTGGGTGAGAATATTATCGATCAGTTAAAGGATACATATGGTTTTACCGTATTGTCAGTAGAAACTCATGCTAGTGAAACTTTTTCATTGGGAGATGTTCGCCAAATTATCTTTAAAAAATTTCCTTTATCTAAACTAAATGTTTTCGTTTACTATGTAAAATGTGCTTTGTATGCTCTTTTTTGTAAAAAATACGATTTGGTGCATCTTCATCATACTGATGGCGCATTTATACTACCATTATTAAAGTTACGTTATAAGGTGGTTGTAACATCGCATGCGCGACCTCAGGAGCATGTGAAATGGAACTGGTGGGTTAATTATTTCTTTACTTTGAATGAGAAGATAGCTTTTAAAATGGCCGATCAATTTACGGCCGTATCAAAGCCATTAAAGGAAGTCTATGATCAGGTCTACCAGCGTGAAGTTGTGTTTATTCCCAATGGGGTAGATATTCGAACAGCCATAGGTAAGGATGATTCAGTAAGTGATGAGGAGCCTTATATTTTATTTGCTGCAGGTAGAATTATTCCGTCTAAGGGTTTGCATATATTGCTGCGTACGCTACAAGCGATGGATTTTAAAACAAAGATTAAAGTGGTCGGCAATCTGGAACAAATTCCTGCGTATAAAAGGCAAATATTATCCCTGTCTGAGGGATTAAATGTGGAGTTTGTGGGGTTGTTCAAAAACAAGGTAGCATTGTTGAATCTGGTTGCGAATGCACAATTATTTGTTTATCCTACTTTGTACGAAGCGATGTCTATCATGTTGTTGGAGGCCGCATCGGTAAAAGTCCCCATTATTTGTAGTGATATTCCTGCAAACACGGCTGTATTCTCCAATGAGGAGGTTTCTTTATTTGTGTCGGAAGATATGGATGACCTGCAGCATAAAATTCTTTATTTTTATGGACATAAGAGCGAAGCTTTCCATAAGGCACAAAAAGCTTTCGAAAAGTTAGAGAAGTCCCATAGTTGGGCAACCATAGCTAATCAATATAAAGTTGTTTTTGCGTCTTTGATGTAA
- a CDS encoding PorP/SprF family type IX secretion system membrane protein — MNFQSGYIYMGKKCRIVGLLLIIFSAGSICEGQYYSMNTQYIHDPLRINPAYAGGNEALNLSLFYGKKWIGMDGSPETMVFSADAPLFKQKFGLGLTLISDNYEGKRENQLGTNYAYRILMPNSVLSFGVGAMLVRTKFAFRNLTNLDQGKDVGIKGSKTYSIPNVSFGIHYSFKDYFVGLSVPELLYHTFDQEKDQYVTKNDFSKYTYLLNSGYQFNVFSKIRLYPSVLLQYTTNDVSEQWQYDLNTMLSYNDQFWLGGSYRNDRLFGALLKINMSKQISVAYSYNFEIGSLNKNSKESHELMLRYVFKYKVDAPNPLIF, encoded by the coding sequence ATGAACTTTCAGAGTGGATATATTTATATGGGTAAGAAGTGTAGAATAGTAGGCTTGCTGTTAATTATTTTTTCAGCGGGAAGTATATGTGAGGGACAGTATTACTCAATGAATACTCAATATATTCATGACCCATTGCGTATAAATCCAGCTTATGCAGGAGGGAATGAAGCGCTGAATTTATCCTTGTTTTATGGGAAAAAATGGATTGGAATGGATGGCTCCCCCGAAACAATGGTCTTTAGTGCAGACGCTCCTTTATTCAAGCAAAAGTTTGGTTTAGGTCTGACGTTGATAAGTGATAATTATGAAGGAAAAAGGGAAAATCAGTTAGGTACCAATTATGCCTATAGAATACTAATGCCCAATAGCGTGCTTTCTTTTGGTGTAGGTGCGATGCTTGTGCGGACTAAATTTGCTTTTCGTAATTTAACCAATCTCGATCAAGGAAAGGATGTGGGGATAAAGGGCTCTAAAACGTATTCTATTCCTAATGTGAGCTTTGGGATACATTACTCTTTTAAGGATTATTTTGTTGGCCTTTCCGTTCCGGAGTTACTATATCATACCTTTGACCAGGAAAAAGATCAGTATGTTACAAAGAATGATTTTTCTAAATACACCTATCTATTGAACTCCGGGTATCAATTTAATGTGTTTTCTAAAATTAGGTTGTATCCTTCGGTGTTACTTCAATATACGACCAATGATGTATCTGAACAGTGGCAATATGATTTAAACACAATGCTTAGTTATAATGATCAATTTTGGTTAGGAGGCTCTTATCGCAACGACCGCTTGTTTGGCGCCTTATTAAAGATTAATATGAGTAAACAAATAAGCGTCGCATATAGTTATAATTTTGAAATAGGTTCATTGAATAAAAATAGTAAAGAATCACATGAGCTTATGCTCAGATACGTTTTTAAATATAAAGTTGATGCACCGAACCCATTGATTTTTTAG
- a CDS encoding polysaccharide deacetylase family protein, translating to MKKLKQNLRQLLGSMIAIFPFRMLQQLTHRDLLVINYHSIKDIDPDPIINRNTYRTVEEFENDIVFLKENYQFVNIRDVLANNWASKYSGKKCVLITFDDGLRVVYDVFRPILLKHGVSATVFLNPCFVDNAALHYQRKKNLILHRVSNVEIEAKRARWKNIFSEQGIYCEGFHESVQAIDYSHSSILNDLARLFDVDFQQYLMDHPIYLSSGQIREMIKEGFGFGGHSMDHPKYDELHFDDQLSQTLDSIEWVCAKFDLDYRVFAFPLRDHLISVDLFEKIKEDCELSFGVRGIGDDIIDNHIQRMDVESKAMDIETVIKFEFVKYLLRCVIGKNKYKRN from the coding sequence TTGAAAAAGCTTAAGCAAAACCTAAGACAACTATTGGGTTCGATGATAGCTATCTTTCCCTTTAGAATGCTACAACAATTAACACATCGTGATTTGTTGGTGATAAACTATCACAGCATCAAAGATATTGATCCGGATCCGATCATCAACCGAAATACGTACCGTACAGTAGAGGAGTTCGAAAATGATATTGTTTTCTTGAAAGAAAACTATCAATTTGTGAACATACGAGATGTGTTGGCCAATAATTGGGCGTCTAAATATTCGGGGAAAAAGTGTGTATTGATCACTTTTGATGACGGTTTAAGGGTGGTATATGATGTTTTTCGTCCTATTTTATTAAAACATGGTGTTTCTGCAACCGTTTTTTTAAATCCTTGTTTTGTTGATAATGCAGCGCTTCATTATCAAAGGAAAAAAAATTTAATATTACATCGTGTTTCTAATGTTGAGATAGAGGCCAAGCGAGCACGATGGAAAAATATTTTTTCGGAGCAAGGAATCTATTGTGAAGGTTTTCATGAAAGTGTCCAGGCCATTGATTATTCTCATTCGTCTATACTTAATGACCTAGCCAGATTATTTGATGTTGATTTTCAGCAATATCTGATGGATCATCCCATTTACTTAAGTAGTGGTCAAATTAGGGAAATGATAAAGGAAGGCTTTGGGTTTGGGGGGCACAGTATGGATCATCCCAAATATGATGAATTGCATTTTGATGATCAGTTATCGCAAACACTGGATAGTATTGAGTGGGTGTGCGCGAAATTTGATTTGGATTATAGAGTATTTGCTTTTCCTTTGAGAGATCATCTTATAAGTGTTGATTTGTTTGAAAAAATAAAGGAAGACTGTGAGCTTTCTTTTGGAGTGAGGGGGATCGGGGATGATATCATTGATAATCATATACAACGTATGGATGTGGAGTCGAAAGCAATGGATATTGAAACGGTTATCAAGTTTGAGTTTGTCAAATATTTGCTCCGCTGTGTGATTGGTAAAAATAAATATAAACGTAATTAA
- a CDS encoding lipopolysaccharide biosynthesis protein, whose amino-acid sequence MAESNKKQLIENTMWVYAAKMITQLLGLVATVLVIRKLPVDTYGTYTFLFGLFFVYQLFITSPVKNVLLRYIPEFRENGDGRVVRKMLGYSLMLSLFLIIVFSGVLFIFRNGFARIFHIEELDIHIKAFFVFVICYALKVLSETIIASFLKHPMSAKAGIWVMIFRSTAYFILLHKISVNILLYVEAGVSMIFVVYVFREILKQIQWQKHNRVYGNSKEIKRRVLRFYLLSFFSELGYGIIGKTSDHYIIAAMSSPFYVGLYGFALKIFEMFYKVLPFREFESILKPVFFRRFSKSGSDGEINEFYMFSIKVLVPLFMLPVCYFLLFGKGVIIHVFEAKYLPAYWVCCITLLGILLNGFFYPLNLVIQLKERVEINLYSRVIAVFSIVAGIYLMKIYGIVGVAMATVTGEFLKNVFMLFMLRRYIPIRYAPKIFIRYGLITFLIVLLLLPVSFYCASIPGWLLGSALFFLLYLVLVVNLHPLTDKDVKKLNELFASSTKLDKIYKKIIPIVDRLKINKTVGLF is encoded by the coding sequence ATGGCAGAATCAAATAAAAAACAGCTCATAGAAAATACGATGTGGGTGTATGCCGCTAAAATGATTACCCAACTTTTGGGTCTTGTTGCTACGGTGTTGGTTATACGTAAGTTACCGGTAGATACTTATGGTACTTATACCTTTTTGTTTGGGCTTTTCTTTGTGTATCAACTGTTTATAACAAGTCCTGTAAAAAATGTTTTATTGCGTTACATTCCTGAATTTCGTGAAAATGGGGATGGTCGTGTAGTGCGTAAAATGCTGGGATATTCATTGATGTTGTCCTTGTTTTTAATAATCGTGTTCTCCGGAGTTTTATTTATATTTAGAAATGGTTTTGCAAGGATCTTTCATATTGAAGAACTGGATATTCACATAAAAGCTTTTTTCGTATTTGTTATTTGTTATGCATTAAAGGTTCTTTCTGAAACGATTATTGCATCCTTCCTAAAGCATCCCATGAGCGCAAAGGCTGGTATATGGGTGATGATTTTCAGATCTACAGCTTATTTTATATTGCTTCATAAAATATCGGTCAATATTTTGTTGTATGTAGAGGCTGGCGTTTCTATGATATTTGTGGTGTATGTGTTTCGTGAAATATTAAAGCAAATTCAATGGCAGAAACACAATAGAGTTTATGGAAATAGTAAGGAGATAAAGCGTAGGGTACTAAGGTTTTATTTGTTATCGTTTTTTTCGGAATTGGGATATGGTATTATAGGTAAAACGAGCGACCATTACATCATTGCCGCCATGTCGTCTCCTTTTTATGTGGGACTGTATGGTTTTGCACTTAAAATATTTGAGATGTTTTATAAGGTGCTGCCTTTTAGGGAATTTGAATCCATATTGAAACCCGTGTTTTTTAGACGTTTTTCAAAGTCAGGCAGTGATGGAGAAATCAATGAGTTTTATATGTTTTCCATAAAAGTGCTGGTGCCCTTGTTTATGCTGCCTGTATGTTATTTTTTACTATTTGGCAAAGGGGTTATCATCCATGTGTTTGAAGCTAAATATTTGCCGGCTTATTGGGTTTGTTGTATTACTTTATTGGGGATTCTGTTGAATGGATTCTTTTATCCACTTAACTTGGTGATACAATTAAAAGAGCGGGTTGAGATTAACTTGTATTCAAGGGTTATAGCTGTATTTAGTATTGTGGCAGGTATTTACCTGATGAAGATTTATGGTATTGTTGGGGTGGCAATGGCTACAGTGACTGGGGAGTTTTTGAAAAATGTTTTTATGTTGTTTATGCTTCGTAGATATATTCCCATCCGTTATGCACCTAAAATCTTTATTAGATATGGATTAATTACGTTTTTAATCGTTCTTTTATTATTGCCTGTCTCTTTTTACTGCGCAAGTATTCCGGGGTGGTTGCTGGGCAGCGCTTTGTTTTTTCTTTTGTATTTGGTATTGGTGGTGAATTTACATCCTTTGACTGATAAGGATGTAAAAAAATTAAATGAATTATTTGCCAGTTCTACAAAACTAGATAAAATATATAAGAAGATAATACCGATTGTTGATAGGCTTAAGATAAATAAAACAGTTGGCCTTTTTTAA